The genome window ATAAAAGAAGATaattgccaatttttaaatttaattttgttctattttgtcaCAAGGAGATGAAAGTTTTGAAAAGTGAACCCACTTCTTTGCTTTTTCCTCACCAGGTTTTCCCCTCTCTTTTACAGACTATCCAGATCCTGCTTGGACTGATGACCTTTTCTTTtggaattattttccttttcaccTTTGCAGACCCATTTCCAAGGTTTCCCTTTATATTTCTTACAGGCTATACATTCTGGGGCTCCATTTTGGTGAGTACAATCAATCAAGTTCAATATGAAGCAATGCCAACAGAGATATTAGAGAATTCTTAGTTACAAAAATGAGCTCCATTCAGTATGATAGGCTTTGAAACATCAAAGTAAAAATCAACCTTGTTGAAGTTATGTCCCCATTAATTCATCAGAGTTACTGATGTCCTACTATATGAATATTTCATTGGATTTTGAGGTTATTTGTCCATTACCTCATTCAAAATGAGTTACTACATAAGCTAGATACATAGAAGAAGGCAATGAGGATCCAAAGGTTCGGAATACATGGGCCCtgattatggaaaacagtatagagattcctccaaaaattaaaactagaactgtCATACTGTCTAGCAATTTCATTCTGGGACTACAACTGAAGGAAATGAGATCACTATGTCAAAGTGATATCTATACCCTCatgttcacagcaacattatTTGCAACAGCTAAGACATGAAAAAACCTAACTGTTCATCTAcaaacaaatggataaagaagtttacacacacacacacacacacacacacacgcacacacactgaaatcttctgccataaaaaagaaggatatcCTCTCACTTGTGACTACATAGATGAAACCTGAGAGCtttatgctaagtcaaataagtcagatagagaaagacaaatactatataatctcactcatatgtggaagcAAAGAAAGGTGGGGGTTAGTAaaaggtaaagggggtcaaatgtatggtgacagaagtagatttgattttgggtggtgggcacacaatgcaatacacagatgatgtgtcataAAATTgaaatcgcctgaccaggaggtggcacagtggatagagtgtcggactgggatgcggaggacccaggttcgagaccccgaggtcaccagcttgagcgcagactcatctggtttgagcaaaaagctcaccagctcggacccaaggtcgctggcttgagcaaggggttactcggtctgctgtagccccacggtcaaggcacatatgagaaagcaatcaatgaacaactaaggtgttgcaacaaaaaactaattattgatgcttctcatctctctccattcctgtctgtttgtccctatctgtccctctctctctgtctctgtaaaaaataaataataataaataaataaaactgaaacctatataattttattaatcaatgtcacccaaaaataatttaatttaaatatataaaaaggggcaaatataaggtgacagaggatgagttgactttgggtgataggtatacaacataagcaactgtccaaatgatgtggagatgtttacccaaaatctatgtactcttgttgatcaatgtcaccatgttaaatttaattttctaaataataataataataataatttttaaaaaaacaaacaaaataaatttaaaaatggatgtgCTGCATTGAGATGTGAAGTTTCTACCCGACAATGACGTTACTGATACGACTCAGGTCCATGAAAATTCTTGGGATTTTTACAGAATTCCCAGAATAGTAGCAGCAACTCCACCAACGTTCCCATCCAAGAGAACACATTGGATTGCAAATGGGTATGAAGgtataagacagtggtccccaaccttttttgggccacggaacggtttaatgtcagaaaatattttcacggaccggcctttagggtgggacggataaatgtatcacgcgaccgagacaagcatcaagagtgagacttagatggatgtaatagagggaatatggtcattttttaaaaataaaacatcgttcagacttaaatataaataaaacggaaataatgtaagttatttattctttctccgcggaccggtaccaaatggcccacggaccggtaccggtctgtggcccgggggttggggaccactggtataagaGTAATGGAACCCGATCTTATTGGTTGTAAATTGATTTAACACCAGTTGTGATGTAACAACTGAGTCTGCACAAGCTATAAAAGGGAGATGGAAGAGAAAACTAAAGCCCAGTAAAGTTCAAAAAAATTCTCATGTTCAATTAAATAGTTAAGGCTAGAGAAAATTTCTAGTCCAGTATTTTGTCCACTATCCATTTATGGACAATCCCTACAAAACATCTCACCCTTTTTACCCCCCTGAGGATTGTGTGATGTATGAAAGAAGGTCTGCGAAGGAAACGTACAGAAGTCTATTCTGTGAGAACTGTTCCAGCCATCATTAAGATATGTATTCTTTTTAACAGTTTATTAATTCTGGAGCCCTCCTAGTTGCATTGGAAAGAAGAGGCACAGAAACACTGGTGAGCTATACTCTCCCtttgttaaaaatttattcataactTTGAGATAATTCATTTGAGCCTtgaaaatgaatttggaaaaTTAGTAAGCCATTATAATTCCACAGTCAGTTACTGATGCCAATCAatgttatttgttgtttttttctttcatagaatCATAAAACATTAGTGCCCAAAGCGAGTGATCTAGGTCATCCAGTTTAActctgattttatatataaagacacCGAGGTATAGACTAAATGTCTTGTCCCAAGTTCTTTAGCTCAGTTGCAGAATGGGTCTCATTTTTCCAGTAACTCACTCAATTATTTCTGTGAGCATTTCTGGTGCCTAATGAATGCCAGACACTTGGATAGACAGTAGTTCAACACTCATATAATAGACACACGATGCAGAAAACATAACTACACCTGATAAGCAGAATCTGGAAATAATGTGTTAGTGAATACAGAATGTTAACTTACAGATAAATTATAAGTAGAGTATTTTTACTTTGATCAAAGAATCAGAGATATAAGATATTAATAAGCTAATGAATTATTTTCAGCAAAGAATGCCACCTACAGGTttgcagatttaaaaataaataaaaaattgcaaataaaataTAGGTTTAATTAAACAGAGTCATAGAACAAAAATGTAAATAGGACATGACTTTGACCAGAGCACCAAACTGCAATGTGCTAAGAGGCTTTTCTGTCCAGTGTGTACCCTTCTCCCTCAATTCAATGTGATTTAACTAAGGCACAGATGATGGGGATGGAAGGGTTATTAAAAGTCCACGGGATACCCTCATTCTGTAGATGAGGGCCGGAAGCCCAAAGAGGTaacatctcacacacacacacacacacacacacacactcacacacacgacGACATGGCTGCCTCGCGGCATTGCGGTGCTGTGACTAGACCCTGCTCTCCGAGCACCCCACCCACTGTTTTGTCTATAGATGGAGGCCTGGCCTGGCTCATTGTGCTATGGGCTTCTTCTCTTTCAGGTGAAGGTGAACCGAACGATGAATTGTTTTAGTGTCCTGGCAGCAACAGCTGGAATCATTCTCCTTGCATTTGGTTTCGTTCTAGATCGAAACTATCTCTGTGGCTATTCTAAAGAAGTTAGTGAGTGTAAGGCTGTTAACATTCTATTCCTTGTAAGTATGCTGCACTTTTAGGGTGAAGAGCAGTGGGTTTAATCATAAATATGTATTAGCACCTAATCAGCACTATCCAAATAATGTTGCACATCCacgtcttttatttttctaatcacaAACATTTACAGAAGTCATAATATCTGATAGACATTATACCAGGCATtgtagaatagaaaaataaatattttaccccCAACGTTAGGAATTCAGAGATGAGTAGAGGAAATAAAACGTACATTGATGAGTGtaacactaaaaagaaaacaaaactgtaatATTCCAGAAGAAAACCCAGGTATAGCAGTACAGTAGTAGTTATAGTCCTAAATGTACATTAGCATCATGAGTAGAGTAGTTTTATGGTCTTGGTTTTAACATTTAGACTGTACTTCTAATAAAACATAATAGGTTgaaaacaagcatttattttctgctcttctcacatctcacaaaaattagtgtaaaagcatgtaaaaaatataaatctacatggaaagaaaaaacagCCAATAAGACCCATCAAGAAATTGCTAAGAAAGTTGAAAATCAATTGCTCGAGGGAAGGGGGGCGCCTAACAGAAGTAAATGTTTCATATGGCAGATTTTAAGGAATATTGAGCATTTGGATGTACAGAAAACAGGGAGAAGGAAACAGATTAGTTTTGGTAATAGAAAAATGGGATATGTAAATCGACCTTTccctaaaaacaaagaaaaatgcaacattaaaaaatttttattaaaaaaacaccttggccttggctggttggctcagtggtagagcatcagcatggtgtgtggatgtcccaggttcgattcctggtcagggtacacaggagaaccgaccatctgctcctccacccctcccccttcttcccttttctctccctctctctcttctcctccagcagccatgactTGAGCGCATCAGTCCCGTGcggaggatggctccgtggagcctctgcctcagattaaaaatagctcagttgcagcatggccccagatgggcagaacactggccccagatggggattactggggggatcctggtcagggcacatgcgggagtctgtctctctatctctcctcctctcacttggaaaaagaagaaaaagaaaaggaaatttttaaataaaaaagaaaccacttTAAAAGTCCTGAAGAGCTGCAAAGTCTTCTGGAATGCCTGGGTCAATTTTCAGATGGAAGCCTAACCTGAACCTATCAATGGGATGCCAAAGAGCCACAGAGCTACTCACACTTCAAGGCCATCTGCCGACGCTGCCCATTTGGAACCTGATTCCAGTCTAAGTGcagtgaaggaggaaggaaataggGCCTGCGGGTCTTGGGCTCTGCTGCGCTGTGCTGGGTTGTACTGTGCTAAAATAGCTGTGTACTGTGATGAGCCTCGCTAATTTGCTTCCTAAGCATTAGATACACTGGAGACATGGGGAAGCTTTCTTACCTGGGCATTGATTGCTACTGTATCGTCATCAGAAAAACAATTATTGTGCTAATACcatgattcttctttttcttcttcttcttcttctgttacagGGCATTTTGATTATGTTGATGGCCTTCAGCATTATTGAATTACTCATTGCTATGTCTTTCTCGGTCCTGAGTAAATCCTTTGACTGTTGTGATTGCGAGGAATGGTGTTGAAGAGTGCTGTGAGAATAAAGAAGCCCTGTACTATCATGGAGAGACGAACTATGTTGTTGCAGAAACTCTGAAGGGAACACAGAATTAAGGCTGGCAGCTCTTTGGAGCAAAGGGGAGTGACTCAGGGGAGTGAGGTCGGGAAACATTTTGGCTGATAAAAGTCATCCTGCCTCTTTGCGATGccgtctcctcctctctctaaatcacaTGGTCACCTTGGTGTCACTTCCTCTGTCAGTCATGCACTCATGGAACTAGAGGACAGCAATGTGGTGTCACCACTCTAATAGAGAAACAAAGCAGAGCCCAGGGTGTGCAGACACGTCCATGCTGGTGCCTGCTGATCTCTCCAAGAGACCCTATCTAGTGGCTCCTACTCCGCTGTTGTGTGAACGGATGAGTTGATTGGAAGCATGGCTTGGCACACAAATTTTACATTGATTGTGTAAGATCAATATTATCCACTCAAAACCACTACAATTATAACAATAATGAGGGAAAATATTGGTGAAAGCCACTATAATGCCCCAGGCACTGTGCAAAATATTTAATGTGTATAATTCATTTAACCTCATCAAAACTCTAGGAGGCGAACCTCATATGACACTCATTGGATGGACAAGGAAGATGAAGCGCAGAGAAGAAAGGTAAGTAACATGGCCGAGGTCCCAAAGCTTGCAAAGACATGGCCATAATATCAGCAGGCAATGTGGCTGCAGGGCCCACCGTCTTCACTCTTATACCAACATGCCAGCGTCTCTGAAACCTTTGGTCTTGAAAGCCCTTTTATGCTCTCAGAAACTATTGCGGACTCATTACACATTACCCCAAAtaacctttttattattattattatttttttttttttaaagaagagatttattttattttattttatttatttatttttttttttacagaggcagagatagacagggacagacagacaggaacagagagagatgagaagcatcaatcatcagtttctcattgcgtgttgcgacttcttagctttctcacatgtgccctgaccgtgggccctcagcagaccgagtaaccccttgctggagccagcgaccttgggtccaagccggcgagctctttgctcaagccagatgagcccgcgcgcgacctcggagtctcgagactgggtacttccgcatcccagtccgacgctctatccactgcgccaccgcctggtcaggcccccaaaTAACCTTTTATTGAAATAACTATAtgatctaaaatagaaaaaattagtgTGGAGAGCGGCACTGATACATGGTTTTGCAAATCTGTTTTTAGTTAGcatctctaattttttattttttttagctttattgagtTGTAGTTTGTATGTAAAAGATTGTGTACACTTACTATATACATACCCGATAAAACTTCCTTATCTCCATAACAAAACCTTTATACCCACTGAAAAATCCTTATTTAACTTTACTGCCCATTCACATCGCCTGAGAAACTTTTATAAACCCCAGTGCGCCACCTCCTACCACACACCATTAGAATCACAAAGCAGTGAGAGACTGGCAccaatatttttcaaagtttgggaaccactgcttctctctaaaataa of Saccopteryx bilineata isolate mSacBil1 chromosome 1, mSacBil1_pri_phased_curated, whole genome shotgun sequence contains these proteins:
- the LOC136319722 gene encoding membrane-spanning 4-domains subfamily A member 5-like, translated to MESNTAHSPVFMVFPPEVTVPADRTDTALESTMPFPKLFTTKMKVFGTIQILLGLMTFSFGIIFLFTFADPFPRFPFIFLTGYTFWGSILFINSGALLVALERRGTETLVKVNRTMNCFSVLAATAGIILLAFGFVLDRNYLCGYSKEVSECKAVNILFLGILIMLMAFSIIELLIAMSFSVLSKSFDCCDCEEWC